From one Drosophila subpulchrella strain 33 F10 #4 breed RU33 chromosome 3L, RU_Dsub_v1.1 Primary Assembly, whole genome shotgun sequence genomic stretch:
- the LOC119555130 gene encoding uncharacterized protein LOC119555130, translating to MAKPINFKEMPSEMPPAKRIKLEGEVTVAEAINFLKTQCDTRKEHKPEDALQEGPTVADELNARLAMVHVREARAKRIRRLVKYPTNETQALYRFICVCPRYHPCYVPCQHTGQIIIDRDVLSREEHICFLATPKKDFSSPQLAKQSRYYTKKIFVNQCTARVERLADPHPMRVSDTYNFFKEYLSPRHIAALENQMKPKPPVEAMSMEKALEYMEEEMRQRRAAKRVHKRRCKGLKKRILLRQRKQMQKIICVLFEEMKDFLLNDQFIVDENSPLCCVILERLREFTDQEFYTTSNLREYQRILANNLTVWINKFISNLNIYLAPQQIPVQRQMMAENDPEQFVPLSDFISVSDEPGAEEMMEDVEHGAAEYDYGYGEDYLPDVLNTDLSEETIIN from the exons ATGGCCAAGCCAATAAATTTCAAGGAAATGCCCTCCGAGATGCCTCCGGCCAAGCGGATCAAGCTCGAGGGCGAGGTTACGGTGGCCGAGGCCATAAACTTCCTGAAGACCCAGTGCGACACACGCAAGGAGCACAAGCCGGAGGACGCCCTTCAAGAGGGACCCACCGTGGCGGACGAGCTCAACGCCCGCCTAGCAATGGTGCATGTGCGCGAGGCTCGCGCCAAGCGCATTCGTCGCCTAGTCAAGTATCCCACCAACGAGACCCAGGCATTGTACAG ATTCATTTGCGTCTGTCCTCGCTACCATCCTTGCTATGTGCCCTGCCAGCACACGGGGCAGATCATCATCGACCGTGACGTGTTGTCCCGGGAGGAGCACATATGTTTTTTGGCTACCCCCAAGAAGGACTTCTCCTCTCCCCAGTTGGCCAAGCAGTCGCGCTACTACACCAAGAAGATCTTTGTGAACCAATGCACAGCCCGTGTGGAGCGCCTGGCCGATCCGCATCCAATGCGAGTGAGTGACACCTACAATTTCTTCAAGGAGTACCTCTCGCCTCGCCATATAGCCGCTCTAGAGAATCAGATGAAACCCAAGCCACCGGTGGAAGCCATGTCAATGGAGAAGGCGCTGGAGTACATGGAGGAGGAGATGCGTCAGCGAAGGGCGGCAAAGCGCGTCCACAAGCGCAGATGCAAGGGCCTGAAGAAGCGCATTCTTTTGCGCCAGCGCAAACAGATGCAGAAGATCATTTGCGTTCTGTTCGAGGAAATGAAGGACTTCCTTCTCAATGACCAGTTTATTGTGGACGAAAACTCGCCCCTATGTTGTGTAATTCTTGAGAGACTTCGAGAGTTTACAG ATCAAGAGTTCTACACGACCAGTAATCTACGCGAGTATCAGCGAATATTGGCCAACAACCTGACTGTTTGGATCAACAAATTTATATCGAACTTGAACATTTACTTGGCGCCTCAACAGATACCAGTCCAACGACAAATGATGGCAGAGAACGATCCCGAGCAATTTGTGCCCTTGTCGGACTTCATTTCTGTATCTGATGAACCAGGTGCAGAGGAAATGATGGAGGATGTTGAGCATGGAGCCGCCGAATATGATTATGGATATGGGGAGGACTATTTACCCGACGTGCTTAATACCGATTTGTCGGAGGAAACAATAATTAATTAA
- the LOC119554896 gene encoding uncharacterized protein LOC119554896, protein MSKFLSYYNLFPIPDPKEFLGLAADRKKGNVVTTLARNVVVVLNISTQKQLLSWSLPEKLSSKVIFDRSSQKYVGVFGNHSLRLWDVDTSDVTKCKKLKFQKSIAHLVETKQEALILYSDGRCQTLSKAIASRKDQKEDTAEQLTLANSKVISQPSVFTLAQGQQVLTYFEETKATGELQLIRLSLTTASRRQYLIKREEVRPTGYAVVEGDEAPQLLTIWSDKRIFMLNLAESKSDRSPGQFVSMLAELNVESKLSVHGVSRNFAAIYGANYGQEGASLLVYNTQFKVVNAKQYFKVYLDFSRLWAGDEHILLAMGQNIAAVRYRMNREVLVDMLGSQFSDTHLTPIELDHINEEEYLESVIKFDGCKKPFNYASLKSKINNQLPTLDIQKADGRELAYDPPELVYQEMDEIIKQHVHGEIASCENGLEDLSVTLMTNFFDTGPKNIAVQALVRQLERSGAGEEEIIEKILTLFIKTENTEHVLMCLRRYSNISERMLAWSLRFALDQSTSRFLVNGDAKDKPLKKIRSNDELVNAVLACSFDASGIEEHLRQRLELSHVQHLMNHLYELVNEPSVQLEERPNRDSSLVQTEVQALQWFGCLLTSHFTLLSISKDEALLETLTKWANILSFYEDSLLDLANLVPLLSNIVEKREMKPKYSTTWYGIEEVVLY, encoded by the exons ATGTCCAAGTTCCTGTCATATTACAACCTTTTTCCCATACCGGACCCCAAGGAGTTCTTGGGTCTAGCCGCGGACAGGAAGAAGGGTAATGTAGTTACAACACTCGCGCGCAATGTTGTGGTAGTTTTGAAT ATCAGCACACAAAAACAGTTGCTCAGTTGGTCCCTGCCGGAGAAGCTATCCTCCAAGGTTATTTTCGACCGCAGCAGCCAGAAATATGTGGGCGTCTTCGGAAACCACTCGCTGCGTCTGTGGGATGTGGACACCAGTGATGTGACCAAATGCAAGAAGCTGAAG TTCCAAAAAAGCATTGCCCATCTGGTGGAAACCAAGCAGGAGGCCTTGATCCTCTACAGCGATGGGCGTTGCCAAACGCTCTCAAAGGCGATAGCCTCTCGCAAGGATCAAAAGGAGGACACGGCTGAGCAACTTACTCTTGCCAACAGCAAGGTCATCAGCCAGCCCTCGGTTTTCACCTTGGCCCAGGGTCAGCAGGTGCTAACCTATTTTGAGGAAACGAAGGCAACTGGCGAACTGCAGCTCATCCGGCTCTCCTTGACCACCGCCAGTCGGCGGCAGTATCTCATCAAACGGGAGGAGGTCCGCCCCACAGGCTATGCCGTCGTGGAAGGCGACGAGGCTCCCCAACTACTAACTATCT GGTCCGACAAGCGTATCTTTATGCTGAATCTGGCGGAGAGTAAATCGGATCGGTCGCCCGGACAATTCGTGTCCATGCTGGCAGAGCTGAACGTGGAGAGCAAGTTATCTGTGCATGGAGTCTCGCGGAACTTTGCTGCCATCTACGGCGCAAACTACGGTCAGGAGGGCGCCTCGCTGTTGGTCTACAACACCCAGTTTAAAGTCGTGAATGCCAAGCAGTACTTTAAGGTGTACCTGGACTTCTCTCGCCTTTGGGCTGGCGATGAGCACATCCTGCTGGCTATGGGACAGAATATAGCCGCCGTGCGGTACCGAATGAATCGAGAGGTTTTGGTGGATATGCTGGGATCCCAGTTTAGTGACACCCACCTTACCCCCATTGAACTGGATCACATAAACGAGGAGGAGTACCTGGAGTCCGTAATCAAGTTTGATGGCTGTAAAAAGCCATTCAACTACGCATCTTTAAAATCTAAGATAAATAATCAGCTGCCTACACTGGATATCCAAAAGGCAGATGGCAGGGAGTTGGCCTACGATCCTCCCGAGCTAGTGTACCAGGAGATGGATGAAATTATCAAGCAGCACGTCCATGGAGAGATCGCCAGCTGCGAGAACGGGTTGGAGGACTTGAGTGTCACTCTTATGACGAACTTCTTTGATACGGGTCCAAAGAATATTGCTGTGCAGGCCTTGGTCCGGCAACTGGAAAGAAGTGGAGCCGGCGAAGAGGAGATCATAGAGAAAATTCTCACACTTTTTATCAAGACCGAGAACACAGAGCATGTGCTAATGTGCCTGCGTCGCTACAGTAATATTTCTGAGAGAATGCTAGCCTGGTCGCTGCGTTTTGCTTTAGATCAAAGCACAAGTCGCTTTCTCGTTAATGGCGATGCAAAAGATAAACCATTGAAGAAAATTCGGTCCAACGACGAGTTGGTAAATGCAGTGCTAGCCTGCAGTTTTGACGCAAGCGGCATCGAGGAGCATCTTCGTCAGAGGCTGGAGCTTTCCCATGTCCAGCATCTGATGAACCACCTGTACGAACTAGTCAATGAACCCAGTGTCCAGCTAGAGGAGCGACCCAACCGGGATTCCTCGCTCGTTCAGACGGAAGTTCAAGCCCTGCAATGGTTCGGCTGCCTCTTGACCTCCCACTTCACCCTGCTTAGCATCTCCAAGGACGAGGCGCTGCTCGAGACACTCACAAAGTGGGCCAATATCCTCTCCTTCTACGAGGACAGTCTACTCGATCTAGCTAATTTGGTGCCGCTGCTCTCAAATATTGTGGAGAAGCGTGAGATGAAACCCAAGTACTCTACTACGTGGTATGGCATCGAGGAGGTGGTGCTCTATTAA
- the LOC119555132 gene encoding uncharacterized protein LOC119555132, giving the protein MGTKVEVIATCPFCDRHVSRDLRPINMLSASDAKRISQLINKEPPSIQLDCPEKVVDGLKKCEDSRCRNGRVLKRKVESRESSGSEDSIEEGPSLQQKLGGNSCSQEKLEEDSCSQEKLDGNSSQSETGSAEDDTSENSVDAITENILALVEKEFERDPACGGSSKILRGNAEVIMTMLTEEQVIIDKIEKQAARACQRDTEEPPAKRRKC; this is encoded by the coding sequence ATGGGGACAAAGGTAGAAGTTATAGCCACATGTCCATTTTGCGATCGCCATGTTTCCCGAGACCTAAGACCAATTAACATGCTATCCGCCAGTGATGCCAAAAGGATATCTCAACTGATAAACAAGGAACCACCTTCGATTCAGTTGGACTGCCCGGAGAAAGTGGTTGACGGATTGAAAAAATGTGAAGATTCTAGATGCAGAAACGGGCGAGTCTTGAAGAGGAAGGTGGAAAGTCGAGAGAGTTCGGGATCTGAAGATAGCATTGAAGAAGGTCCAAGTTTACAGCAGAAATTGGGAGGAAATTCTTGTTCACAGGAGAAACTGGAAGAAGACTCTTGTTCACAGGAGAAATTGGATGGAAATAGTTCACAGTCGGAGACGGGTTCTGCAGAGGACGATACATCAGAAAATTCTGTAGACGCGATAACTGAAAACATTTTGGCTTTGGTCGAGAAGGAGTTCGAACGTGATCCGGCATGCGGGGGATCGTCTAAGATTTTGAGAGGAAATGCCGAAGTAATCATGACCATGTTGACAGAAGAGCAGGTTATTATTGACAAGATTGAGAAGCAGGCAGCGCGGGCTTGTCAGCGGGACACTGAAGAGCCCCCGGCTAAGCGGAGAAAGTGTTGA
- the LOC119555122 gene encoding E3 ubiquitin-protein ligase listerin, translated as MGGKTKQAPRTKNNAKPSSSSRTAELLGSSTPIFVGFSAQTDGGGLVPFAPGFASAEQMPDSFDAAISPQTQIILRKLSKKDPMTKKKALQELHELIEQSDLEGLKNILPLWPKYYLNLASDPEHNVRELTQTVLQLLMAKCKKAMAPYLKLLVPVWLGSRFDTYAPAASIAGQSFRDTFAGNANRTREVCLHCQVEILEYATRNLTFHTAATLSIGKSLTAEDAEQKYQRVVISSLKLLSFFMEQTSQTEELSQVKEGFVNLVTHHKFWSFAKHKVPPIKAAWFECIYHVLQSVALLEVISPQRAQLTTLCFQFIDDADPVVAPHIWGCVLLLQSNYEDWFVPLNIRKALLPKLSSLLRNGFNRNAQAICPNLLPFLSKITPASLQDLDIYDFYQRFFDDMKMAVTEKFDPPLPKSDCTVIHNAYFECLRFLLQQINNNKEREQKDEEFATSLLQNNVLEPIGWLLKSDSAHVKIFFQHSSALVAFWDRQINNRLDNGGLYAKLLNQFWTRIFELVTQDLAAEEVNEQLLSHVLLLVQDLHVANPSLDTPSVKFAEVQDEKVEKSEPTTPVKKAQEAAAFIQKELKQLVVKLVRICLDKAKNSGSGTSSSRYIEQIRTLTKMFTDAAFYKSLTDVGDLEGALNKFVSLLEQLDNDACESVVEIVFEILPLVGSDKRFEYIENTLMKLPQHRVQNLLLHRLLSYPLCIEPAVRQMLSGSEVCEVIARIAGEVVVDNDREKLNLLHKCFFQTDTGDILINAETVDKILLAMCGPLEQPLVDDMVEVCGSFIAQIMPVICSNDNSSLRVRQQIFLSLFKFSLEHRSEDYLSEDTLWEITTCWQDALSSKDIEISDDMLKSCAEIVENLANSVELKADNLDGMAEAMAKFVICSTENIDDEKKRLERIDTTIAALLESPLKTFEKIHMFENHCVLLEALQGSVSAGVPFESASFAKDEILPLLQRSTLNFSTIYKLVYQYPPTQDTIDPEDELTEDYCDPNADVLKNWNEPLIAELVQCIRVAGTAESWLEVSELQPSAEELVLILSEKVHSFMGNSSDLVGIVKERLQQDAVQQSSVIGCRLLSYFTFCPQYAAFEESASILLHEDLSESLVTQGALKTYVMALQFLLPKLSQKAITLNSAIMRTEPPEIWVKAAVFHALLLNNFEAEVNEQTDRNIIVSAVQFMTSIGEKQATQKDLLHYNVEIHKQPYESVINTVEFIKLLTQVLKRFPYELSIKNWDAIRIGLSSWILSVSKSIAHFKDPKTSLFVVAVYQLFASLIEFVRSEKQKSSTELLKNMIDEWDSLFAKEVNVVLFKSFYQLTHETSVEPGFQACYEALLERLTPTLELLDYSFVYSFCKSNSNISLDHLCNFLFKQLYSYQHSVRLSAVHSLRQLTPHFVADDIELNEKQSESLDASSTISKWHFLNRFEDYLTRYDILIRKYLEEFTFKLAELEDLEPIDRHDALSYLFLWDCIINACAKSPVALRAVYTNWLNDNKYEENFLHFLFRAMPVDILKNHGAKVHSNGVYKELSWSQLKDRKLPLERYVCHLYTEVLRKLPAVVRRWWNTTQSRQKNFVDNLTTNYVSSLICSEELKAIANRKEKHENMQVTVHSSTREVLAVYAIDEARMELVITLAPNYPLGAVKVECGKQIGGRASSRNVGMQLTIFLTHQNGTIYDGLTMWKNNLDKKFEGVEECYVCYTVIHQDTCQLPKLTCKTCKKKFHGPCLYKWFTTSSKSTCPICRNVF; from the exons ATGGGTGGAAAGACAAAACAAGCGCCGCGCACCAAAAATAATGCAAAG CCCTCAAGCAGCAGCCGCACTGCCGAGCTGTTGGGCAGTTCCACGCCCATTTTTGTGGGCTTCTCAGCGCAGACGGATGGCGGTGGCCTAGTGCCATTTGCCCCGGGATTCGCCAGTGCCGAACAAATGCCAGATAGCTTCGATGCAGCGATCAGTCCACAGACGCAGATTATCCTGCGCAAGCTGTCCAAGAAGGACCCAATGACCAAGAAGAAGGCGCTGCAGGAGCTTCACGAACTGATCGAACAGTCGGACTTGGAGGGCCTTAAGAACATCCTCCCGCTGTGGCCCAAGTACTACCTGAATCTGGCGAGCGATCCGGAGCACAATGTCCGGGAGTTGACGCAGACGGTGCTGCAGTTGCTCATGGCCAAGTGCAAGAAGGCGATGGCCCCGTATTTAAAATTGCTCGTTCCCGTTTGGCTCGGCAGCCGTTTCGATACCTACGCTCCTGCCGCCAGCATCGCGGGGCAATCCTTTCGAGACACTTTCGCGGGAAACGCCAACCGCACCAGGGAGGTGTGCCTGCATTGTCAGGTGGAGATCCTGGAGTACGCCACCCGCAACCTGACCTTCCACACAGCCGCCACTCTGTCGATCGGAAAAAGTCTTACTGCGGAGGATGCGGAACAAAAGTACCAGCGCGTGGTCATCAGCAGTCTCAAGTTGTTGTCCTTCTTCATGGAGCAAACGTCGCAGACGGAGGAGCTCAGCCAGGTCAAGGAGGGGTTCGTCAATCTGGTGACGCACCATAAGTTTTGGAGCTTTGCCAAGCACAAAGTGCCGCCCATAAA GGCCGCCTGGTTTGAGTGCATCTATCACGTCCTGCAATCGGTTGCCCTGTTGGAGGTAATCTCGCCTCAAAGGGCGCAGTTGACCACCCTATGTTTCCAGTTTATAGACGATGCTGATCCCGTGGTGGCTCCTCACATATGGGGATGCGTTTTGCTCCTACAAAGCAACTACGAAGATTG GTTTGTTCCGCTCAACATTCGAAAGGCTCTCCTGCCTAAACTTTCCTCTCTTCTCCGCAACGGTTTCAATCGGAACGCTCAGGCCATCTGTCCGAATCTACTACCATTCCTGTCTAAGATTACCCCAGCCTCCCTCCAAGATCTGGATATCTATGATTTCTATCAGCGTTTCTTTGACGACATGAAGATGGCAGTCACGGAAAAATTCGATCCCCCGCTACCCAAATCCGATTGTACTGTAATTCACAATGCCTATTTCGAGTGTCTACGTTTTCTGCTGCAGCAGATTAACAACAACAAAGAGCGAGAGCAGAAGGATGAGGAATTCGCAACAAGCTTACTGCAAAACAACGTACTGGAACCCATTGGCTGGTTGCTGAAGAGCGACAGTGCGCATGTGAAGATCTTTTTCCAGCATAGTTCTGCACTGGTGGCCTTTTGGGATCGGCAGATTAACAATAGATTGGATAATGGTGGCCTCTATGCCAAGTTGCTGAACCAGTTCTGGACACGTATTTTCGAGCTGGTCACCCAAGATCTGGCTGCCGAGGAGGTGAACGAGCAGCTGCTATCACATGTTCTGCTCTTAGTTCAGGATCTGCATGTGGCGAACCCTAGCCTGGACACCCCGAGTGTAAAGTTTGCGGAGGTGCAAGATGAAAAGGTGGAGAAAAGCGAACCCACCACGCCAGTCAAAAAGGCTCAAGAAGCTGCGGCTTTTATACAGAAGGAGCTGAAGCAGTTGGTGGTGAAGTTGGTGAGAATCTGTCTTGATAAGGCTAAGAATAGTGGAAGTGGTACTTCATCCTCGCGTTACATAGAGCAAATTCGCACCCTTACCAAAATGTTTACCGATGCCGCCTTTTACAAGAGTTTAACTGACGTCGGAGATCTAGAAGGAGCACTCaataaatttgtttcattGCTGGAACAGCTGGATAATGACGCTTGCGAATCTGTGGTTGAAATCGTATTTGAGATTTTGCCGTTGGTAGGGTCGGATAAACGCTTTGAATATATTGAAAACACGCTCATGAAG CTACCACAACATCGCGTGCAAAACCTTTTGCTCCACCGTCTACTATCTTATCCGCTGTGTATTGAGCCGGCCGTGAGGCAGATGCTCAGTGGTTCGGAAGTTTGTGAGGTGATTGCGCGGATTGCAGGGGAAGTTGTGGTGGACAATGATCGAGAAAAGCTGAACTTGCTTCACAAATGTTTCTTCCAAACGGACACGGGAGACATACTCATCAATGCTGAAACTGTGGATAAAATACTGCTGGCCATGTGCGGGCCCCTCGAGCAGCCCCTTGTCGACGACATGGTGGAAGTGTGTGGCAGCTTTATTGCCCAGATAATGCCTGTGATTTGCAGCAACGACAACTCTTCGTTGCGCGTGCGCCAACAGATCTTTCTTAGCCTGTTTAAATTTAGTTTAGAGCATCGGTCGGAGGATTATTTGTCGGAGGATACTCTGTGGGAAATTACCACCTGCTGGCAAGATGCACTTTCAAGTAAAGACATAGAGATCAGTGATGACATGTTGAAGTCTTGTGCGGAAATTGTTGAGAATTTGGCAAATTCAGTTGAACTGAAGGCGGATAATCTGGACGGAATGGCAGAGGCAATGGCCAAGTTTGTCATTTGCTCCACGGAAAATATTGACGACGAAAAGAAACGCTTGGAACGAATTGACACAACAATAGCGGCTCTTCTGGAATCCCCCCTGAAAACATTTGAAAAGATTCACATGTTTGAGAACCATTGCGTGCTTCTGGAAGCCCTCCAAGGATCTGTTAGTGCGGGAGTTCCCTTTGAAAGCGCTTCCTTTGCCAAGGATGAAATATTACCATTACTTCAACGTTCCACCCTTAACTTTTCAACCATCTACAAACTTGTGTATCAATACCCACCAACTCAAGACACAATCGATCCTGAAGACGAGTTGACCGAGGATTACTGTGATCCAAATGCCGATGTGCTTAAGAACTGGAACGAACCCTTGATTGCTGAACTTGTTCAGTGTATTCGAGTAGCAGGAACGGCAGAGAGCTGGCTGGAAGTTTCAGAGTTGCAACCGTCTGCGGAGGAACTAGTGCTGATCCTGTCGGAGAAGGTTCATAGCTTTATGGGCAACAGCAGCGATTTGGTTGGAATAGTCAAAGAGCGTCTTCAGCAGGATGCAGTGCAGCAGTCCAGTGTGATAGGATGTCGTCTGCTGAGttactttacattttgtcCTCAGTATGCGGCTTTCGAAGAAAGTGCCTCCATTTTGCTGCACGAGGATCTCTCCGAATCCTTGGTGACGCAGGGAGCACTTAAGACCTATGTGATGGCACTACAG TTTCTTCTGCCTAAGCTTTCTCAAAAAGCAATTACTCTTAATTCGGCCATAATGAGAACGGAACCACCTGAGATTTGGGTAAAGGCAGCCGTTTTCCATGCCCTACTATTAAACAACTTTGAAGCCGAGGTCAACGAACAAACAGATCGTAATATTATTGTATCAGCCGTGCAGTTTATGACCAGCATAGGGGAGAAGCAAGCCACACAAAAGGATTTACTCCATTACAATGT GGAAATACACAAACAACCCTATGAGTCTGTTATAAATACCGTGGAGTTTATCAAACTTTTAACACAAGTTTTGAAACGGTTTCCGTACGAGCTGAGCATAAAAAACTGGGATGCTATTCGCATAGGTCTCAGTTCTTGGATTCTCTCCGTTTCTAAATCCATAGCTCATTTCAAAGATCCAAAG ACTTCTCTGTTCGTTGTGGCTGTTTATCAATTGTTTGCCTCTTTGATTGAATTTGTGCGTTCGGAAAAGCAGAAGAGTTCGACGGAATTACTCAAAAACATGATCGATGAATGGGACTCTCTGTTTGCCAAGGAAGTCAATGTAGTGCTCTTCAAGTCATTTTATCAGTTGACCCACGAAACGAGTGTAGAGCCAGGATTTCAGGCGTGCTATGAAGCCTTGCTGGAACGTCTTACGCCGACCCTAGAGCTTCTTGATTACAGTTTTGTTTATTCA TTCTGCAAGTCGAATAGCAACATCAGTCTGGACCACCTGTGCAATTTCCTGTTCAAGCAGCTGTATAGTTACCAACACTCGGTTCGATTAAGTGCCGTACACTCCCTGCGCCAATTAACCCCACACTTTGTGGCCGACGACATCGAGTTAAACGAGAAGCAGAGCGAGAGTCTGGACGCCTCAAGCACGATCTCCAAATGGCACTTCCTCAATCGTTTTGAGGACTACCTGACCCGCTACGATATCCTGATACGAAAATACCTGGAAGAGTTTACATTCAAGCTGGCGGAGTTGGAAGATCTGGAACCCATAGACAGACATGATGCACTAAGCTACCTTTTCTTATGGGATTGCATCATTAATGCTTGCGCCAAATCTCCGGTTGCATTGCGAGCTGTCTACACCAATTGGCTGAATGATAACAAATACGAAGAG AATTTTCTACATTTCCTCTTCCGCGCGATGCCAGTGGACATACTTAAAAATCACGGGGCCAAGGTGCACAGCAACGGCGTTTACAAGGAGCTCAGTTGGTCTCAGCTGAAGG aTCGCAAGCTGCCACTGGAGCGATATGTTTGCCACCTGTACACGGAGGTGCTCCGGAAGCTGCCGGCCGTGGTGCGCAGATGGTGGAACACCACCCAGTCCAGGCAGAAGAACTTCGTGGACAACCTCACCACCAACTACGTGAGCTCGCTGATTTGCAGCGAGGAGCTCAAGGCGATCGCCAATCGCAAAGAGAAGCACGAGAACATGCAG GTCACTGTCCACTCCTCCACTCGCGAAGTGCTGGCGGTCTATGCCATCGATGAGGCCCGCATGGAGCTGGTCATAACACTGGCCCCCAACTATCCGCTGGGAGCTGTAAAGGTCGAGTGCGGCAAGCAGATTGGTGGACGGGCTTCCTCCCGGAATGTGGGCATGCAGTTGACCATCTTCCTAACCCATCAG AACGGCACCATATACGATGGCCTGACCATGTGGAAAAACAACCTGGACAAAAAGTTTGAGGGCGTGGAAGAGTGCTATGTTTGCTATACCGTCATCCACCAGGACACTTGTCAGCTGCCAAAGCTCACGTGCAAAACCTGCAAGAAGAAATTCCACGGACCTTGTTTG TACAAATGGTTCACCACAAGCAGCAAGTCCACCTGTCCCATATGCCGCAACGTTTTCTAG